caactgcacatggggataaagatcttactttttggagaaatgtcctctggtctgatgaaacaaaaatcaaactgcttgtcgttatgtttggaaggaaaaaaagggggggctttcaagccgaagaacaccaacccaaccgtgaagcacgggggtggcagcatcatgttgtgggggtgctttgctgcaagagggactggtgcacttcacgaaatagatggcttcatgaggaaggaaaattatgtggagatattgaagcaacatctcaagacatcaattaAAAGtttaagttaaagcttggtcacaaatgggtcttccaaatggacaatgaccccaagcacacttccaaagttgtggcaaaatggcttaaggacaacacagtcaaggtattggagtggccatcacaaagccctgacctcaatcctatagaaaatgtgtgggcagaactgaaaaggcgtgtgcgagcaagttggcctacaaacctgactcaggtacaccagctctgtcaggaggaatggacccaaattcacccaacttactgtgggaagcttgtggaaggctacccgaaacatttgacccaagttaaacaatttaaaggcattgctaccaaatactaatagagtgtatgtaaacttctgacccactgggaatgtgatgaaagaaataaacgcagaaataaatcactctactattattctgacatttcacattcttaaaataatatggtgatcctaactgacctaaaacagggaatttttattaggattaaaatgtcaggaactgtgaaaaacggagtttaaatgtatttggctaaggtgtatgtaaacttccgactttaactgtatcaAAGAGTGAAATGGAACATAAAACACTACACGTCTAATCAGCTGttttaaaaacacacacaatctcaattgTCTTTATTTTATGATTATTTTATCTAAATAAAGACAGACTGTCCTGTTCAGGCACATATAAATTATACTAATACATATGAAAGGGTCAACCCACAGAAGGAAATTAGTCTGGCTGAAGGTCAGTGCAAAATGCGAAGCATCACAAAAATGTGACAGACAGTCCTTCACTGACGTTTGGCTACTGCTCCTGTGAGGAAAATAGTGAACATAAAAGGGAGTCAATTTTCATTTTGAATTACATCTCAGTACGTTACGCAAGAACAATGTACGATATTGAGCAGAATGTAGGTCCAACATACTATGCATTTGTAACACATCCTCAATACAAAATGTGCATGGATTCTTATACTGACCTTAATGTTTCTCAGAATTAGATATGGTGCTCTCAAATCATTCTGGCAGTTTGTGTATGCCATGCCAAGTCCCATTCCTAAGCCAAAGGCAACTGGCCAGGTGTGTCCTGAGGAAAGCAAAATTTGTCCAAGCTATTTTCTCTTGAAAATACATTTACTCACAGAAATGTCTGAGTCACACTACCGTGATGACCTAAACAATGCTGTGTGCAGATATTTTCTTTTCACATGGTCCTTTCCTAGACTGGGAACTAAGACCACGTGGTCAAGTGAGAGTTTATGTTCCAAATGGTCTGGCCACAATATTTTTAACTCCTGTTGAGTCCCATGTTAATTGACCGAATGCACAGTTTTGGGCTATCGCACTAATTGCGATAGACCAAACACACAGAGAACCAACCAATGTAAAAGCACAACCCCCTTCATTAATGACTTAACGTGTTCACAACATCAAAAGAGCCTCCCTAGATGCAAATTTAATGTGCTAGCTATGTAACTAACATGCATCTGGTCAGGGCTGAGTATGCTCCTTTCCAGCAGAGTTGCAGGAATTGTGGTTGATGCACAAACAGGCCAGCACAATGCAACCTGGCTTGGCTTGGTTCGGTTCAGGTCAGTAGTGTGAAATAGTCAAGGCCACAATGGCTGCTCCACTGCAAATATTCCATATTTTGCATAATCAGTCTGCACCCCATAAAGAATGTTTATCTCTGGCCATTGTTAACAATCCTGTGAACAGTGAAAGTACTCACGTTTGAAGAATACCACAGAAAACACGATTCCTAAGCCCAGACCAGCACCTTAAAACAAGTAACATAGGGAGAAATGTTCAGATAACAGAACTGAGACAGGAAATATGGGGCCAGAACCTGTACTGGCAGAGATGTAGCTAGCCATCTTGTCTCCACCAATGTACATCAAAAAGGATACACGATGAAAGCATTGTATAATGCCAAAGTATCATACCTTTAACACATTTACCTAGAAAATGTAAACGAATATCCAATGGCTTGAGACATCTTATGCCTCTAGGCCCTACCCCCCTTTGGACAAACACTGACAGGTTATAACTATGTAGTAGCAGCAACAATGTTTGCTGGCTACCAAAATATGTTATTCACATCTTGCACGCTAGCCATGTGACTAACTGGACTGACAGTGATTGTAAATTACTAACTGATACTGTAACAGTTAACGTTAGCTATATTACGAGAAtaggatggctggctggctgctgctaccaccacctactactactactcgtCCTTAGCAGACCTTCTAACTAGCTCAGTAGCTAGCAGTAAGTGATAGCTAGCTAATACTGACATGTTACTTTTAGTTGTATTATCTGGCAAAGCAGACTATAGCTAACGTTCTGGAACAAATTGAGTTATTTACCAAGTTTAACGGCGCTATCTGAGAGGCATCGATCCAGCTTTTTCCCCAGTTCCTTTTCAGACATGTTTAGTTTTTTGCTTGCTAAAAATGTCAAACGCAGTCCTTGGATTTCGGAGCCGTTATCTAGATCTCGCGATAGCTCGTTTTACTTGAAGAGGAACATAATAATACTCCATCTAGCGACTGAACTGGGAAATTCAAAGATAATTTTATAGCCAAGACCAGAAGTCTTAGCGGCATCCCGATTAAAGGGACATTTTCACCAAATCTATCCATCAAGCAGGTGGCCAATATCTTGCAATGTCAGCATTTCCTTTTGCTGTAAAATAAACAGTTTGAGGAATTTGATTACTATTTATTAAACATTAATACATTTGCTTATCAACACATTGAATAAATTACAGCTCACTTTTTGCAATAATGACAAGACAGTTTTATGAGATGACAGTGTCAAATACAACTGTTGCATTATAAAACCTCAAATTATTTGAGCCTCAAATCAAAAGTACTTATTAAAGAGAAGATCTGGAACTTTGGCCACTACAGAAGTCTTTTTTTTTAACTcctgctttgggctggatgtgtcaatgcgGAATTAATTTAAGTGATCCTTCCACAAGATCTAGTCCCAACACAAATCACTTGAGGTAAAGAGAGTTTCAGAATGGATATTCGACAGATATTTGCCTGTAGTTTTCCTTACATCCACCAACAGCAGTTAGGGACCATCAACATAGTGACAAATCTAATTTTTCAAATTTCAATTAGTCCTAAAATGTTCAAAACTGGTTCTTTGTCGATTTACATCTCACactattttaaatgatttatttatatttttgaatttcaatagctctttggtcatgtgacctactgacttcaaacaaggttcagaatgtacactcagtgggcctacacattgcacaccctttagtttgtccattttcatctcacgtGTTTATACATTCATTTTTCAAACTTTaacatttcaatagctccttggtcatgtgacctactgacctcaaacaaggttcagaatggcCACTGACTACCattctatattgcacacccttttgTTTATCCATTTTAATCTCACGCAATTTTACATTAATTTGCCTGCTCTACCCCCCTGAAGGACAGTGTCACTCACACACCTATTCACTTGGGCCTTCTCCCTGGGGCCTTCCTGACCTCCAGACAGGCCCCcattgacctggcctccacaccTACTCTCCCTACCCAGTCAACACCCCTCTCCCTTGGCCTTAGAGTATAGCTTACTCCCTGGAATTACTAAGACATCTATAGTCCCACTGTCAGGAACCACGTGCACCTGGCAACCCGCAACAGGCTTTGTGCACCTGGTAAACCGAAACAGGCTCTGTGCTCCTGGTGACACGCCCACTTTTTTCTGCTCACAGACTAAGTCCCCACTCCAACCTCCTTGGTCTGAGTGCTGCCCCCACCCCACGAGTCCGGCCACCCATGCTTGGACTCGGAGGCCTCCTTGTGCACCTGGTAACCTGAAACAAGTTCTGTGCACCTGGTGCTCCGCCCGTTTTTATCCGCTCAGAGACTAAGTCCCCAACCCAACCTCCACAGCCTGAGTGCTGCCCCCAGCCCCTGAGTCACGCCCGGTGGTATCAGAGGCTTTTCTGTCTTACAAACTGGACATCAGTCTGACATTCTGTTTTACAAACTGCCTTTGCCTACTCcctttgttataataaatattgGAGCTCAACCatttgcctcctgtgtctgcatttgggtcttgccTTGTGCACTTATACTGTGGACATTCTGAAAGTAGTTTAAGGTCAGTGGGTCACATGATCAAGGAGCAATTGAAATGTTACATTTTGTAAAATACATGTAAAAttgtgtgagatgaaaatggacaaacctaagggtgtgcaatatagaagggtagtcagtgtacattctgaaccttgtttgaagtcagtaggtcacatggccaaggagctattgacattttttaaaatgttgtttaaatcatGTAAAAACCTgcgagatgaaaatggacaaactaaagggtgtgcaatgtgtaggcccactgactgtacattctgaaccttgtttgagtcaagtaggtcacatgaccaaggagctattgaaattcgaATGTAAAAAAGTTTGTACTTTGTTTACGCTCCCTAACTCATTTAACTAGGAATACAAAATGCTGCTCacatttccacatgtttattagctTTGGAAAGCGAATTCATGTCCAAATCGTGAAAATAAGACCCGTGCAATGTTGTGCGCAATTGTTCCAACATCATGACACTTATTTGGTCTGTGGCTCAAGTGGTTTGAAAGCTAATGAGGTTTGAAAGCGCAAATATCCGTCAAATATCCAACTTGAAACTGTCTTTACCTCTACACAAATCTAGGGTTCGGTGCAGTTGGTCATgcgttctatcggttcggttggTTGCCAGAGACAAGACCCAGTCcgtcagtctttttgttctgtatctatggatgcgacgcagtcgttcgttctaaatgttccattgccatactggctggcaacatttgtatcccttgcttgctagccagccatccagccaactacggctaactcaGTCACGTCAGAAAGTGCAGTGACATTTTGTAGTGACATTTATTTTGAttcatccataacaatgagctgcgattttgcctggcatagaaaatgtgctcactcgtcaggacactgttgttcagaggatctagccaacacagctaacacaatcacttcaaactgaagctggaaagactgaaaACTAGCTGCATTTTGTTAAGTTTGAtattttttcaattgacatttctttgtatatatccataaaaatgatgccagctgattcatgatttcgactggctgagaaacgctcaCTGTCTGTCCAACCTCTCCTACCAACactttcattactatgggacagctggaggtcaaatttgaatattgaaacaatgttggaaATGTCGGagaggtttatacaaatctccgctgttgaaaacaaaatgtttgtctaaaagaaatgtgagataatgtctagatgctttttatagtggagatcaagtttataaattgcctggctgggccgatgagacagtggattgcacagtcagatggaacagagtaaataggcattttaatgtcATCGATTTACCCGGTGGCAACTTTTGGAATAGACACAGGCTGGAAtatggttttaaccaatcagcattcaggtttAGACCCACCGTTGCATAAACATGTATAATCTATGAGCAAAATTACTGTTCTACTTCAATTAGCCACAAAATCCCTAGTCTTCTGGAAGCTGTGTGGCGCCATTTTGAGTAGGTCCGATCTCTCCGGAATCCTTGGTACATTCTTACCCCATTGAAGTAGACATTTAacatggttaaggtaagggttaagtgtacgctgggagtcaggaagcaagtacagggagtgaataatTGAATAAATAGaacatacaaaatacaaaacaagaaacacgaaaaGCGCACAGACATGAACCCGAAACAGAGTCAACAATGCCTGAGGGAAAAAACacggggagtgacagatatagggaaggtaatcagggaggtggagtccaggtgagtctcatgAGGCGCAGGTACGCGTAACGATAGTGGCAGGTGTCCGTAATCATGAGACAACGAGGACATGAAAGGGGGAGTGGGAGTaaatgtgacagtaccccctccctggCGCGCGGCTCCAGCCATAGGA
The sequence above is a segment of the Oncorhynchus nerka isolate Pitt River linkage group LG20, Oner_Uvic_2.0, whole genome shotgun sequence genome. Coding sequences within it:
- the LOC115101650 gene encoding MICOS complex subunit MIC10-like, coding for MSEKELGKKLDRCLSDSAVKLGAGLGLGIVFSVVFFKRHTWPVAFGLGMGLGMAYTNCQNDLRAPYLILRNIKEQ